From Syntrophobacterales bacterium, one genomic window encodes:
- a CDS encoding ATP-dependent Clp protease adaptor ClpS — MYRVILHNDDYTTMDFVVEILIAVFHKPAAEATRIMLDVHQKGMGVCGVYTYDIARTRVAMVHKLAIKREFPLKCSLDEV, encoded by the coding sequence ATGTACCGGGTGATCCTCCACAACGATGATTATACGACGATGGATTTTGTGGTGGAGATTCTCATTGCCGTTTTCCATAAGCCGGCGGCCGAGGCGACCCGGATCATGCTCGACGTGCATCAGAAAGGGATGGGCGTCTGCGGCGTTTATACCTACGATATAGCCAGAACGCGGGTGGCAATGGTTCATAAGTTGGCCATAAAGCGGGAGTTTCCGCTGAAGTGTTCCCTTGATGAGGTCTGA